Within Ptiloglossa arizonensis isolate GNS036 chromosome 8, iyPtiAriz1_principal, whole genome shotgun sequence, the genomic segment GATATATCTGAAGACCCTTGCTCATCTCGTGAACCGTTCCAGCCGCGAATCGTTACATACGTCGATCCGACCGAGTCGATTTCAAGAAACCGATCGATCGGGCGGTTGTTCGAGAAGTTGACCCTTTCGACGCCAAAATCGGAACCGCTCGTGCGGGAATCGAGCAGTCGTGTTCATCGAGTGCGCTCGACGAACGCCgatgggcgttcaccgcacgcggtACACCGTCTCGATCGCCGTATAACGAGCGTCCCCGCTCGAAAGAATTCTAAAAAGGATTCCAGAGCTGAGCGAGAGTCTGTCTCTTGTTTCTCTATCCGAAGGCCCCTATTGAAGTCTAATTAGTTAACATAAAAACGCGCCGTCACTTAGTCAGCCTCTGAATAATAGCGACAAACGTACGTACTGACAATAACCAGTACCGACGACAATGAGTTAAATGTAAATTTGCAAAGGGACGACACTGTCAGTCACCAGGTTAGCGATTCACAATTAACCAGACAACACATTCAACGCAATGGGAAATGCCACGGCTTTAATATGACGAGCTTTTTTGGAGTTAGTACGGAGGACGATAGTGTCTATAAATGCTACTCTCTTATCACACGTTCTCTTTTTTTATCCTTTCGCACCCTATcattcactctttctctctctttcgttctcactctttctctcgctttcgttctctttctctctttctctcactctctctctctcccttccttcctttctctcCCTCAGTAGCCTGTGGATACGTGTATAATACGGCTCGTGTGAGTGCCCAGCGAAAGCTAACGGCAGGTAATACACATTTGAATGACATTATGCGCCGATACGTTAAGCGTCTCTAAGATgaggaacgaacgatcgaaaggcGAAGCTCTGTCTTTTGTTACGCATCGTTAGACCAAAAGTACCGGTACTGCTTCGAAAACTGTCCGCTGCTCGACGATGAACAACTTTCGAGGTTTCGGCGCCGATTCCGTTTCAGAAATCGACTTTCGTTCCGGTCCCGAAAGATCGCGCGCTCGGTGCTGTTCACGAGCGAGAAAGTTTCGAGGCTCGACCGGCGAGCATCTTTCGAGGCGTTACCGGGAACCGGTCGATTCCTCGATCGCTTGGTCTACCGACGCATAAAGTCGTCCGTTAAATGCACGCGTGTCTCGTTCATCGAGAAGGCGCATCTTACGTACCGTACAGACCGCAATCATCGATGGTAATGGTAAATTCTAATAAAGGAGTCTGCGCGAGGGTCGAGCGCGTCGCGAAGTGACTCGCGCCGAGAACCGTGAACCTGTACCCCTAACCATCGGCCAAAATTAACATCGACGatactcgatcgtcgatcgagggTCCCACCGAGCGGATTCTCGTTGAACCGGAGCGAACGTCCCGACGCTCTCGACCGATAcatttattttacgttttcaaAAAAAACACACCAAGATGCGCCCCCAAGGAGACGACGCGAAACGGAAATTCTCGAAAATCTTTCGTCCCGTTCGGATGCGCGTTTGttcaagggaaaaaaaaagaaaaagaaaaagacagcTCCGAAAGTTAAAACAAACCTCGAGTTCGTTGCCCTCCgtttcgcgtcgcctcgcgaaaTCTAATTTCTAGGATGTCTATTAATGCTAGGGTGAAGCCGACTCAGGAAGCATAATCCcgacgtaaatatatatatcggCAGGCAATACCCGGATTCTCGAGTTACATCTGTGTGAGATTGGTGTGCAAAGTGCGCGCGCAAGTATCCCGGATACCGAAGTACTCTCTTCGTGGTTTGAGCAGTGCGTGTGTCGTTTCTACGACGCTAACGGGCGGCAAAGTACAGCGAACAATCATCGAGGATCGTACGAGCGTTCTGCAACGGACCGAGAAAAATTCGATACTGCGACTCGACCGCTCGTGCGGAACTCCGTGGGCTCCGTTCTATCGTGCGCGTACGCTCGACGCGCATAGGCGTCCGCCGCACGGCCCGGAGCGACCAGTTcgtcgctaaaaaaaaaaataacttaatCGCGCCGCGAGCGTTCCGCGTTTCTTCTCGAGTTGTCGGAAGTCCAGTGTACTTTTCCGCCATCGAACGGAGAACGCGAAATGTATTCGTGCACGCGCGCACACTTTGCACAACAATTTGTAACGACAAAACAGGACTAGGTATACCAAAAGTACTACTACTCGATTCTATGTAATACGCTACCGCATCCTGTCAAACAGAGAGAGGCTTGTGCGAGATTATGTAGGATTACACGTAAAAAGTACGAGAAAATTGTTACGAGCGTTGTGTGTATGTCGGCAGATCGGGTAAGGAATGTCAGTTAAGAGGAGGGAACGAAGTAGTAACAACTTCTTGTGGGAAGGAACGGGGGCGGGGACGGGGGAGCGGCAGAAAAAATATACGACCAATATGTAATAAACGTAGTTACGCGCTAGAGGAAAAACGAAATTGACGCGTTACGTAACCTTCTGCTCGTGAACGAtagctaacgaagaaagattattACAGGTACTTGCAGGTATGCACGTCCCTCCACAAACCACGACATGCAAACCAGTCATTTCTATACCCGTGGACTTTATACTTTCGAGGCGACAACGATCATAGTGCGTTTCCGTGTTTAGATTCGTTTCGTTATTGCGTTgcgcgaggaaaaagaaaaaagaaaaaaaaagaaaaaaatatttatatatatatatgtgtatacgtgTATAGGTAGACGGAAAGGAAACACACGTGGCAAGaagaaatttctattgttttttttttcttcgcgatcACACCGAGGTCGAGCGTACCGAACAAAACCGCGCAGAGATAGTCGGaacaaacggtgaagcgaacttCGTGATCGCGCGGGACCGTGAAAACTTTTTTATAGGCATGGCAGTATACACGACGATCGTCGTTCACACGTACGCGGCGAACATTCCGCGTTGACGGAAATACCGGACTCTCGGCACGCCTCTTCTCCAACAATTACTATCCACCAACTACGTtatcacaaaaatattaaacCGTGGAAGAGCGTCGAAACGGTGAACACTGCCGACACCAAATTAACAATTACGAGTTACGGGGACCTGGGTAACGATACACCATAGGAGGATCTTACGAAGTTTTGGACACGGTGTGTACGCCAGTCGAAATAAATAGATCTCTATCCGGTACGTTCATTGGATCGGATCAAACGACTCGAGTCGTTAACTCGGTCACTACTCTATCTCTCGAAATTTGGTACCCGCTCGAAAATGGCTACACGCCTCCGTGGTTCGTTATCGTTCACCAAGTCCCTGTAACGTTGACACAAACTGTCCAATTGGATGAAACGTACTTGCGCTACCGGAGAATGTTCGTGTAAAAACAATAATAACACGTTCGAAACATACTGTTCCAATTTCCTGTCTCGAGCTCGAGTACTCCCCGTGACTTTCAATGCGACACAGACGAGTACTATGCAGGCTTTACGCGTCTGTTTGGGAATGTGGCGAGGGGGCTAGAAAATGGATCTGTGAACTTCGTCGTGGGACTTGTCGGTCACGTCGGACCAGGTTTGGCTCAGAGAAGCTCTCGCGCATCACAGTGCAAAGTTTGAGCGAAACTGCGACGTAACCGGAAGGGGAACGGGGGGTATTGAAGGAaggacttttctttctttttttttcgtttaccgacgcgcgtgaaagtagatgcCGCGCGAAGGTGGAGCTACCCTCCAAAAGATCAGAGCTTAAAAAATCGATAACATTGGATGGAATGTCCATTACTTATTcactaataaaaatatttctagcaaaatatataaatcattcttatatatttatatatatacatatatatatatatgtatgtatgtatatatatgtatatatgtatatgtttgcGTCTGTACTtagatatttgtatatataacatataaatttatatgtatatatttacatatgcaTATAAATCGCGAAATCTCCAAAAAAGAAAACCTAAATCGAACGGTCCTTGTTCGCGGTTCGCGTTAAGGCACTTTAATTTGCACATTGCGTGTAACATGATACGATCTTACGCGTAAATTACCAGAGTTCACACAACGGAAAAAAGAGGATACACACGATCACGTTACAACGATACACCGTTTAAAGAACAACGCGGCCATCAGGTTGGGGGGAAAAAAACGCGTACGTtaggtatataaaaaaaaaaatatatatatatatatatagtaacaCGTAAAACACTCTAAGTACTGTTGCTCAATATAAGTATCAAAATGGGGAAAGAAACGGGTCTGAGAAAAGGTTGTATGTATACTCTAGTCGGATAAAATGGGGGTCCAAGGACCAAGGACCTCTAAATAACGGTCACCGTAACACCGATACAAAAAGGAGCGTGGGCAGGGGGCGGAGGAGGTGGCTTGCACAAAGTATCATGCGGAATGTCTGCAAATAACCATAGTGAATAGAATTATGTATCATGTATACTCGTGAAAAAAATGAATCATACATCTTAATAATACAACACACATCTTGCGCGATAACGATGCGCGACCGGAGTGAATTCGTCCGCGCCTCGCacatggagagaaaaaaaaaaaaaaaaaaaaacgtgtcaATCTTTCGTTGTAAGAGCCACGGAGGAAGTTATGAAGGACGACAACGAACGATTGTCGTCGCAAATTGAACACGGCGTTGTTCTGCCCAACGTTGTCGGGAAAGTACGCGATGGAGGTGAAACAGAGCGCGCGTTGAACGAGGATTCACGATCGATTCGGTTCCGTTTCTAACCGCCGTGATTGACACCGGCACAGCTCGATCCATCAAATTTGAGGATAAAATTGAGCAGGATAAGGCAAGCCGGGTGCCGCGGTCGGAGCTTGGGCGAACGCAGCCGCTTGTGTGTGCCACGTGGCGCGTTTCGCGACCGTACTTGATGCGTCAGGCGGGAAAGCGGATTCCCAAGTTCGTTTCAGTCCCATTATGGCGGCTGGGTTTATGGGCGCGGCCTGGACGATGGGTGTCAACAGGCTATGGGGCGCCGGTGCCCGTAGAATCGGGATACGAGAAGGAACGTTGAAGAGTAAGAAGGGCGCCGGTGCTGGTTGTTGAGCGTGAAGCGCTGCGGCAGCCGCTGCGGCCGCGGCTGCCGCTGGAGGTGCCATTGCATAGGCGGGGATCTGATGTTGCGGATTTGGTCCAGGTAGAGCGAGCGTTTTGGTCGCGGCCGAGGTCGGGGATGCAGGAGTGGTGGATGTGGGCGGTGGATTGGATGCTAAGGCCATCAGCCAAAAGTCTTGATTACGGATTGCCTGCGCTTGAGCTTGAGCTTGAGCCTGCGCTTGAGCCTGCGCCTGTGCTTGGGCTTGAGCCTGCACTAACGCGTGAATGTCCCAGAGGGGAGGTTGCGCCGTCGGTACCTGTACCGGTACCGGCGTCGGCGGAGGCGGATGTGTCAAAGTTGCGGGATTTTGTGTGGTCAACGTACCGGGTGATAGCAGAGCCTTGGTTGACGGTTGAGTTACCGCACCTGTCAATACCAGATTCATATCGTCCCCGCTGCACTGGAACACTTCGATGTATCGTTGCTTCTTGCCGTATATCATGTACCGATGATGTCGTTGCGACGCACACGCGAACGCCGAACTTTCGCTGTCCATTTGAATAAATGCCTCCCCGGAAGGCTGACCCTGAATGAAAATGATCGCGGGTGAGTTACCCGATCGCACGAACTCGTTGAACAGCGAGTGTCGAGTAGAATGAACCTGGTACACTTACTTGAGCGTTGTAAACCATGTGAACACCTTGGTAGACGATATTCTTAGAATGCTCGCCCATAAATTCGAGAATATGCTCGACGAGAGCTTCGTATGGAAGACCACGCAATCGGACGCAATCTTTGCGCGTTCCGGACGTGATTATATGTTGTGGAAGTATCGGAGGCAGCTGTGGTATAGGTGGCGTCGGGAGTACGACCTGTTTCGGGTCAATCGCCCTATTCAAGACCTGTGAATCGCAAAATCGATATGTAAATGAATTCCGTCTATTTCCACTTCAACTTTCGTTCGCTACCTTTGTACCCGCATTGTTTGCACGCTCACGCACCTGTTGCACCTCGGCAATTGTACTACGAAAAAGTTCGATATACCGACAACCAATACAGTCTCTGTGCTTGCTCAAAGCCTTTACGGCGTCTTCTTCTTTTGCAAAAAGAACGAAAGCGTCTCCAGTTGCTCTACCATCTGGTTTCTTAACAAACAGGACTCCATCTTCCCCGTCTAACACATGACAGGGCTTTTGGCCCGATAGAAAGAAGTCCAGCTGTAAAAAAATAATGCACGATTAAAATGAAACCAGAAATACACAATGGAATGTATAAAGTGAACACTTTTTGTTATTATAATACTCACCACTTGTTTAGCGACACAGTCATATGGCAAGCCTCTCATTCTAACAATGACTTGAGCTCCCCGTGACAAAAATGCATGAGCCTCTCCACTTGTTCCTCCAGCAACGCTGACAAAGTCCTCTCCAGAAGCTTTGTAAACTTCTATGTATCGTCCACCCATATGATGTTTATGTCTTTTTAACGCCATGTCTCTGTGTTCTTTATTAACAAATCGTACCAATGCTTCTCCGTTACGTCTTCCCATAGGACTTAAACACAGAGCTACACCACccctgaaaaacacacattttttTCAACTAAAATTGTGACATAATAGAAAGtagtatacaatatatataattttgttaatcATTAAATACCAGATAAGTAACTAAAATTGCATTACGTATGTTACAACCACAACGATCTTGAGAATTATTGACAAAATTATGTGGCGTATAAAATTCATGACCCCAGATAATACTTATCACTCCATGAGTAAAACACAAACAAGTAAATGTTTTTAAGACATGTTTAGTATCTCATATAAAGTAAACACAACTACTTGCATGTTAACTAAACTTGCACGTTCATCCAACAGAATTTCACATCTGTATTAGCAATATAAATCTATCTATGCATCAGATAAGAATGTTTACCTTTTTTACATGGATCCAAGTGGCTTGTATACAAAGACCATATTAATTATTACAACTTATTTTACACAATCTTATTTAATTTAATGCCCATATGTGGAAGTTTCACTTACTTGGCAACATTTAGGCCACGAAAAAATTTTGCTATGTCCTGGTCAGACGACTGCCAAGGAAGACCTCGTGCTCTTACTACACAGCCATTGTCAACTTCTTCATCTTTTGAGCTAAGAAAGAACATTATGTAGAATTGGTAAATAAATTCTAGAAGCAATAATAATACTAAAACAGAAAAATAACAAACATAACTTACCATATACCAGGTTCTAAAATAATGTTAATTACTTCAGGAGTTTTGAAGATGTGACctgtaataaaaaatacgaCAATTGAGAGCATTAATTCAAATGTATTTAGCATACCGATGACTGACAATATTTCCATAATACTAtaaacagtaaaaaaaaaaagatacgatcGCGATTAACCTCATGGATCAACGTCGTCCATGTCCCAACTATGAATATAATTCACATCGATCTAAAAAATTGATTACGATACAATTCACGAAGATCTTAATTAGTCGTTGTtccttaataatttatttatcaaaatttaaattaaaagtaataagttTGAATACGTATTCAAAATACTTTGCCTCTATCGCGAATACATTCAAAGCAAATAATTAATGCGATGAATTCTTCGCAAATTTTAATTCTTGCAACAATTACAATATAACAACTTTTTAAATTTGTGACCTACCTCTCATACTAAAAAACTATGagaacaaaaattgtttcgagtgtACCGTTACGTCGTTGATGTAAATCTGAGCCTTCGGGCGGTTTTCGTTTGTAACAAAAGAAAGAATCTTTTGCCATTGGTTATGAAGAAGTTCAGTAGTATCTAGCATTTCGTTCTGATTCGTTGACGTGAGGGAGGAGGCGGTCTAAAAAGTGAAATTCTCTCAGACTTGTGACGACCTTCAAAGAGGGTCAAGCGAGGTGGTAGATTTGCAATGGGTAACCTCGCTTCCTTCTGGTCAACACATTCATTGCAATGCAGATTTTCTGTCAAGAGAAAGTTTAGCAAACTTCCGACGTAAATGTCCACGAATATGACAATGATCAGGCTATTCTACAATGACTCATCGTCCGGATGAATTTTCCTTCATTTTAAAGTTTTTTCAAAATAACTTTCTTTCCCCCGTAATTTCCATGCGAATCAATTCTCCCGCGAAAAATGTGTGATCGTTTCGATCCCCAGAACTCTATTGCTTACGACGCTTACGTATTTCTTTTGTAACCATACACCGGTGGTTTGTCTCTGATTTCTTGCGCTCGAGCAAAATTCTTGCATTTAATAATTTGCCTACTCAGTGCAACGTGTCAacacatctttcgaaaaatttccacgGACCGaagttaatgaaaatattttcaaatcatcGAGTAAAATGTAATCAAATGGTAAAACGTTGCCACTTGTTTTCAACGACAAAGAGACATACGTGCCCGACAAAAAGCAACGAACGTTTGTCGAACGCGCGCACGCATTGACACACTGGCACGCACGCGTACGGTGTATTAAAAGTTAAAATTATCGTGAGTTGAGTATCACTGTGATAAGGAGTATATTATGGCCGTCACTGCTTATAACATTACACAGCTTGACCCGCGTTCATAAACCATGAACACGCAGAAGGGACCAATGCACGGACCTGAGACACATActattctctccctctctcccttttCGTTCCGTTCTCTTATTCTGTCATTTTGTCTCCTTTGCATTCGCCTGCGCTAGCCTTTCTTCGTTCGCGTGCAACGTAAGCGGAGTTAGGtatcgtttgaaataaaaatgtttcaatacgagatgaaaaatttgaattctaaTGCATCAAACTCGGAACTGAAACGATctatttattttctatcgtttaAAAGACATCTTTCTCGAACTTgaacttgaaaaatatattatacaatatcaATACTACCAATACATCGTAATAAAGAATTAATTCCTATTATATTGGTATTACTACGACACCATTTGCGTATTTCGTAACGGGCATTGAACTTTAAGTATTTGATAAATTGTAAAGTTATTTTAAAAGTCGGTGAAAAATCAATTATACTAGTGCGAATcaataaaagtttcaaaatattACGAAGGATTCCTACCACGCAAAATACTAGAGTTTACTTAacgatttttctcttttttggaATATGATATATTATGGAAAGAACTTCTACGAAAACTGTTGCCTTGAAAGTCTTGCGGCCTTGGGTGTTAtggatgaaaaagaaaagattcaTAGTCCAGCCACGTGCCAGTTGAAACGAAATTGGGAATAAGACAGGATTAATTTGGAAGTCTGTATCTACACAGGTACTTCAATGTTATCGTGTAATCGGGACTTGGAACGATCGCGATTAGGGTTTGAACTGCGTTTAATAAGATATCGATATAACCCaataaattgaaacgaattgAAATCCTACGTTCATTAATTGTGTTAAGTCTACGAAAGATAGAAATATCGTACATGAACCTTAATTGTATTGAGAAATAAAGGCCACTTCTTTTGGTGCTTCAGACTTGCTCGTT encodes:
- the LOC143150556 gene encoding RNA-binding protein fusilli-like isoform X1, whose protein sequence is MQTTGVRGSTHLVALYVATAGLQGNGLGSDEEEITLLVYVLIDLLQNKVLGRQQYIVRPMVMDESCTPGTGSDNPAVAGSSGVISEAALAHAPALTEKTVREHGIPLEQAIEQFEAWWSSMSCVTSGSAPRFVVDGQSPLRQCLHPEACNKDIELPEHYNVFYDLRKEFVACYSTHGELSTFGIQEMLEYFGLPSDTENEYHVKEIQDMVSVIQRMVKDGHIFKTPEVINIILEPGICSKDEEVDNGCVVRARGLPWQSSDQDIAKFFRGLNVAKGGVALCLSPMGRRNGEALVRFVNKEHRDMALKRHKHHMGGRYIEVYKASGEDFVSVAGGTSGEAHAFLSRGAQVIVRMRGLPYDCVAKQVLDFFLSGQKPCHVLDGEDGVLFVKKPDGRATGDAFVLFAKEEDAVKALSKHRDCIGCRYIELFRSTIAEVQQVLNRAIDPKQVVLPTPPIPQLPPILPQHIITSGTRKDCVRLRGLPYEALVEHILEFMGEHSKNIVYQGVHMVYNAQGQPSGEAFIQMDSESSAFACASQRHHRYMIYGKKQRYIEVFQCSGDDMNLVLTGAVTQPSTKALLSPGTLTTQNPATLTHPPPPTPVPVQVPTAQPPLWDIHALVQAQAQAQAQAQAQAQAQAQAQAIRNQDFWLMALASNPPPTSTTPASPTSAATKTLALPGPNPQHQIPAYAMAPPAAAAAAAAAAALHAQQPAPAPFLLFNVPSRIPILRAPAPHSLLTPIVQAAPINPAAIMGLKRTWESAFPPDASSTVAKRATWHTQAAAFAQAPTAAPGLPYPAQFYPQI
- the LOC143150556 gene encoding RNA-binding protein fusilli-like isoform X3; the protein is MQTTGVRGSTHLVALYVATAGLQGNGLGSDEEEITLLVYVLIDLLQNKVLGRQQYIVRPMVMDESCTPGTGSDNPAVAGSSGVISEAALAHAPALTEKTVREHGIPLEQAIEQFEAWWSSMSCVTSGSAPRFVVDGQSPLRQCLHPEACNKDIELPEHYNVFYDLRKEFVACYSTHGELSTFGIQEMLEYFGLPSDTENEYHVKEIQDMVSVIQRMVKDGHIFKTPEVINIILEPGICSKDEEVDNGCVVRARGLPWQSSDQDIAKFFRGLNVAKGGVALCLSPMGRRNGEALVRFVNKEHRDMALKRHKHHMGGRYIEVYKASGEDFVSVAGGTSGEAHAFLSRGAQVIVRMRGLPYDCVAKQVLDFFLSGQKPCHVLDGEDGVLFVKKPDGRATGDAFVLFAKEEDAVKALSKHRDCIGCRYIELFRSTIAEVQQVLNRAIDPKQVVLPTPPIPQLPPILPQHIITSGTRKDCVRLRGLPYEALVEHILEFMGEHSKNIVYQGVHMVYNAQGQPSGEAFIQMDSESSAFACASQRHHRYMIYGKKQRYIEVFQCSGDDMNLVLTGAVTQPSTKALLSPGGTMLPPPPVAIFPPAAAMLPRGPPQFAAPYPPPIFYWPYPSPPVSPTNYYNPANVGGIAAIPQQAALLTPAECLQLTPGATVPTATTPTAEPRIDTFLPRMELEKRVPVPAPPQAECSPFVEVFMV